A single region of the Sphaeramia orbicularis chromosome 6, fSphaOr1.1, whole genome shotgun sequence genome encodes:
- the nup205 gene encoding nuclear pore complex protein Nup205 isoform X1, which yields MATQMAVNSGASLWGPLKELWETVDGAVLRRQPESGHLLDLQLKKHKPHFLTLFKNPPKSAEQREKVRKASTEGIAIQGQQGSRLLPEQLLTEAFILSDLFDVGELAALELLLAGEHQQPHFPGLTRGLVAVLLYWDGKLCVANSLRTLIQSRQGKTFTLDLSGELVALTTRFTDELMSQGLTKRILTLVSEISVTREFERLQKERGLGNEKHRKEVSGLIKECRQALADSLFSWTCQSPLTKDDTLALIGHLETVPAQADGSLDSVNLALVMALLYCLDVSFIEQGTEDREDLIQALPLLTERQYVSAVHSRLMDGQPWKLPGLQAVCRLAWALSLRVLSQLPQGSALVEFTEADEALADQALLGDVFLFMKEGILGCESFAQEEFYIRRLHSLITDFLALMPMKVKQLRNRADEDARLVHMSLQMDSELPSSLRKDLDHLMMLIGEFYSKDTFGLELGLEFWCPTESLQHTSLQGSYLGMALQRPPHKQVVLSKFVRQMGDLLPSTLYISYLRMLKGLANGPQCAHYCFSLLKTNGATHSDNIQGVSGSPVSWEHFFHSLMLYHENLRRDLPNPDAAQYRHPPLRGITQRELEGLTAFLQLLTTIITWSENARLALCEHPQWTPVVVMLGLLQCSVPPVLKAELLQCLAAFGKSPEIAASLWQSLEYTQILQTVRAPGQRQAAGIEVELNEIESSCEEYPLTRAFCHLISTLVESSLPINLGAGLRVPGFQPYLNFLRDSVFLPFPTRAYRRPAEKWEVADSVLEVFHKLLRDYEPQPSDFVQEMVELQGEQIPAHKPPGHSIMFHLLNDSPTLALCLSLLEEGVRQLDTYAPFPGKKQLESAVLHCLCLLDLALQKEMVFTDLLRESQSSLLISPLEQLLQGVSPQTRRADHIVNIARYLYHSSSNPEAAFQSSKILRRISNYPNIQMRLVGDFTHDQAVSEKLMAGFVECLDNDEAEEGIEKGDDPDTQKKVARIRHETQIHILNLLITSLELKTPNLALYLLGYEVKKPVSSTNLQDPGVLGCPRSCLHAILSLLQRGTEKRSGPVLTQQAPHLAELCYQVIYQLCACPDTSGPTMRYLRTSQDFLFSHLQHLPFILPSNQIAALSQMSWLMKTAAIELRVTSLNRQRSHTQRLVSLLLDDQPHTQHTADGESGMEEETRSVSGFLHFDTVSKVRRKLLSVLDAIDFSQDIPELLQLDFFERTQIEQVISNCEHVNEQGHTVCNVKLLHRVLVAEVNALQGMAAIGQRPLLMEEVNSILQQVVERNRVRRSLGAKRHALQSWRSLVETLLTACPADLIPADDRQLIIRDLLLDLHDKVLSEDAAGELMPIVAGAVFTLTAQLSQSVLSEQQQGVGLESSSGFASIANSALHLILRKLLDFILCTGGGYQRLRAHLYGSLLYYLQIAQKPEEPDTLQTAGKAMWERLTAPEDSFSKLQRENLAIIESYGKALMEVVCRDACDGHEISRMLALAVLDRILSIDRQNQWLLYVCNSGYLRSLVESLRQDDGALQSMLTPQPPLLKPLYIYESKMALLTRVAKTGQGAVELLRCGLVAQLMECQVFDMVPDSDAHRMMRDPSGFIPSPMDRYRQILLPTLRLFQVILTSTTMNHQQGAAQVLQWLIVHADTIQSLLRCQELSMGALKELSLLTGIISKTALPGVLEMGEVNSSALMEFQGHINRFQRLCLSLLSRLAGSERERLLKQAEIAAPGDSAEQREEMEVAMQQVCANIMEYCQTLLLQSSAQAQFSICLFSPSGSEPAGRDGGRADLSSSLPPMAYSRAPSLGLVLYLLKNSAADFFRFHQSHRQNLGKLQSLDQLPPEELKELCQGLVSGPGGVEKISSVQRSLLAKRRLVQLINNRAKLLALCSYVIETCLFVLWRHLEYYLLHCTPADPKDSLLPGAGLYRSRLTDDSFGGLQASGGRGLGLSRVSQQDLDLLKSDMGAAFGEALQRKLLEVEGLYSQVRSRYTFIQALVRRIRGLVRQPKS from the exons ATGGCGACACAGATGGCGGTAAATTCGG GAGCCAGTCTGTGGGGGCCACTGAAGGAGCTGTGGGAAACAGTAGATGGGGCTGTGTTAAGGAGACAGCCAGAAAGTGGCCACCTCCTTGATCTAcagttgaaaaaacacaaaccacactTTCTAACACTCTTTAAAAACCCT CCAAAGAGTGCAGAGCAGAGAGAGAAAGTACGCAAGGCCAGCACAGAGGGCATTGCCATCCAAGGCCAACAGGGGTCACGCCTCCTTCCAGAGCAGCTGCTCACTGAGGCCTTCATCCTCAGTGATTTGTTTGATGTTGGAGAGTTGGCAGCTTTGGAGCTCCTCTTGGCAG GTGAGCACCAGCAGCCACATTTTCCAGGTTTAACTCGAGGCCTAGTGGCTGTTCTACTATACTGGGATGGAAAGCTTTGTGTGGCCAACTCCCTGCGCACGCTCATTCAGTCACGCCAGGGCAAGACCTTCACCCTGGATCTTAG CGGAGAGCTGGTGGCTTTGACAACGCGTTTTACAGATGAACTAATGAGCCAGGGTTTGACCAAACGCATCCTAACTTTGGTGTCAGAGATAAGTGTGACGCGTGAGTTTGAACGACTACAGAAGGAACGTGGCTTGGGTAATGAGAAACACAGGAAGGAG GTTTCTGGCCTCATCAAAGAGTGCAGACAGGCACTTGCAGACAGCCTGTTTTCTTGGACGTGCCAATCGCCTTTGACCAAAGATGACACCCTTGCTCTTATCGGCCACCTGGAAACAGTTCCTGCACAAGCTGATGGTTCACTGGACAGTGTAAATCTGGCTCTTGTTATGGCCTTACTCTACTGCTTGGATGTCAGCTTTATAGAGCAGGGAACAGAAGACAGAGAAG ATCTGATTCAGGCACTGCCATTGCTCACAGAAAGGCAGTATGTGTCTGCTGTGCACAGTCGTCTGATGGATGGCCAACCCTGGAAGCTTCCTGGCCTGCAAGCTGTATGTAGGCTGGCCTGGGCTCTTTCTCTGAGGGTCCTTTCCCAGCTACCTCAGGGATCTG CCCTGGTTGAATTCACTGAAGCAGATGAGGCCCTGGCTGACCAAGCCCTACTCGGAGATGTTTTCCTCTTTATGAAGGAGGGCATTCTGGGATGTGAGAGTTTTGCCCAGGAAGAGTTTTACATCCGCCGACTTCATTCACTCATCACAGACTTTCTTGCACTCATGCCAATGAAG GTGAAGCAGCTTCGTAACCGTGCTGATGAGGATGCCCGTTTGGTGCACATGTCCCTGCAGATGGATAGTGAGCTTCCATCGTCACTGCGCAAAGATTTAGACCACCTCATGATGCTT attGGAGAGTTTTATAGTAAGGACACATTTGGACTGGAGTTAGGTCTGGAGTTCTGGTGTCCAACGGAGTCTCTTCAGCACACCTCTCTCCAGGGATCCTACCTGGGGATGGCACTGCAGAGGCCTCCACACAAACAG GTCGTCCTGTCCAAGTTTGTGCGTCAGATGGGAGATCTTCTGCCCTCAACCCTGTATATTTCCTACCTTCGTATGCTCAAAGGCCTCGCAAATGGTCCACAGTGTGCCCACTACTGCTTCAGTCTGCTTAAAACCAATGGAGCTACACACA gtGACAACATCCAGGGAGTGTCAGGCAGTCCAGTGTCATGGGAACATTTTTTCCATTCCCTGATGCTCTACCATGAAAACCTGCGAAGAGACCTCCCAAACCCAGATGCAGCACAGTATCGCCACCCACCACTAAGGGGCATAACCCAGAGAGAGCTGGAGGGGCTCACTGCATTTTTGCAGCTCCTCACCACCATCATTACATGG AGTGAAAATGCCCGTCTAGCGCTGTGTGAGCATCCACAGTGGACGCCAGTTGTAGTGATGTTGGGTTTGCTCCAGTGCAGCGTTCCCCCAGTCCTAAAGGCTGAGCTTCTCCAGTGCCTGGCAGCTTTTGGGAAGTCACCAGAGATCGCTGCCTCACTCTGGCAGTCACTGGAGTATACACAG ATCCTTCAGACAGTGCGTGCTCCAGGACAGAGGCAGGCAGCTGGAATTGAG GTTGAACTGAACGAGATTGAGTCGAGTTGTGAGGAGTATCCCCTGACACGAGCATTCTGCCATTTGATCAGCACACTGGTTGAGAGCAGCCTGCCCATTAATCTGGGTGCAGGCCTTCGGGTACCAGGATTTCAGCCCTACCTGAACTTCCTGCGAGACTCtgtgtttctcccttttcccaccaGAGCATATCGTCGGCCTGCAGAAAAG TGGGAGGTTGCTGACTCTGTCCTCGAGGTGTTCCACAAACTGCTGCGGGACTACGAACCCCAACCTTCAGACTTCGTCCAGGAAATGGTAGAGCTCCAGGGCGAGCAGATCCCAGCTCACAAACCTCCTGGACACAGTATCATGTTCCACCTGCTCAACGACTCCCCTACACTGGCCCTCTGCCTCAGTCTGCTGGAGGAGGGTGTACGCCAGCTGGACACCTATGCCCCGTTCCCTG GTAAAAAGCAGTTGGAGTCCGCAGTGCTGCACTGTTTGTGCCTGCTGGATTTGGCTCTGCAGAAGGAGATGGTGTTCACAGACCTGCTCAGAGAAAGCCAGTCGTCTTTGCTGATTTCACCACTGGAACAACTCCTGCAGGGGGTCAGTCCTCAGACTCGAAGGGCTGATCATATTGTCAATATTGCCAG GTATCTGTACCACAGCAGTTCCAACCCAGAGGCTGCTTTTCAGAGCTCCAAGATCTTGCGCCGCATTTCCAACTACCCCAACATTCAGATGAGGCTGGTGGGAGACTTTACACATGATCAG GCTGTGAGTGAAAAGCTGATGGCAGGATTTGTGGAGTGTCTGGACAATGACGAAGCAGAAGAGGGAATAGAGAAAGGAGACG ACCcagacacacaaaagaaggtagcAAGAATCCGGCATGAAACCCAGATTCATATTCTGAACCTCCTCATCACCTCCTTGGAGCTCAAGACCCCAAATCTGGCCCTTTATCTCTTGGGATATGAAGTTAAAAAGCCTGTGTCCTCCACCAACCTCCAGGATCCAG GTGTGTTGGGATGTCCACGGAGCTGCTTACACGCTATCCTGAGTTTGCTCCAGAGAGGCACTGAAAAAAGATCAGGACCTGTTCTCACCCAACAGGCCCCACACCTGGCTGAGCTTTGCTACCAG GTGATCTACCAGCTGTGTGCCTGCCCGGACACATCTGGACCCACTATGCGCTATCTGCGGACCAGCCAGGACTTTCTGTTCTCACACCTGCAGCACTTGCCCTTCATCCTTCCTA GTAACCAGATCGCTGCCCTCTCCCAGATGTCCTGGCTAATGAAGACCGCAGCCATTGAACTGAGAGTGACCTCACTGAATCGCCAGCGCTCGCATACACAGCGCCTAGTCAGCCTTCTGCTCGATGACCAGCCACACACTCAGCACACAG CTGATGGGGAATCAGGCATGGAGGAAGAGACCAGATCTGTTAGTGGTTTTCTGCACTTTGACACAGTTTCTAAAG TGCGTAGAAAGTTGCTCAGTGTACTCGACGCCATCGATTTCAGTCAAGACATCCCAGAACTCCTGCAGCTCGACTTCTTTGAGCGCACACAGATAGAACAGGTGATCTCCAACTGTGAGCACGTCAATGAGCAAGGACACACTGTGTGCAATGTGAAG TTGCTTCATAGAGTGTTAGTTGCGGAGGTGAATGCCCTTCAAGGAATGGCAGCCATTGGACAGAGGCCGCTGTTGATGGAG GAGGTGAACTCCATCCTCCAGCAGGTGGTGGAGCGTAACCGGGTCCGACGGAGTCTCGGTGCGAAGCGTCATGCACTACAGTCCTGGAGGAGCTTGGTGGAGACGCTGTTGACCGCCTGCCCAGCTGACCTCATCCCCGCTGATGACAGACAGCTCATCATCAGAGACCTACTGTTAGACCTGCACGATAAG GTATTGTCTGAGGATGCTGCAGGAGAACTGATGCCTATCGTTGCCGGGGCAGTGTTCACTCTGACAGCTCAGCTCAGTCAGTCAGTCCTGTCTGAGCAGCAGCAGGGGGTGGGATTAGAATCCTCCTCTGGTTTTGCCTCCATTGCCAATTCTGCCCTGCACCTCATCCTTCGCAAGCTGCTTGACTTCATCCTTTGTACTG GAGGAGGATACCAGCGTCTACGTGCTCACTTGTATGGCTCTCTGTTGTACTATCTTCAAATCGCTCAGAAACCTGAAGAACCAGACACTCTGCAGACAG CAGGGAAGGCAATGTGGGAACGTCTCACAGCTCCTGAAGATAGTTTCTCCAAACTACAAAGAGAGAACCTTGCAATCATTGAGAGTTATGGCAAGGCACTCATGGAGGTGGTGTGTAGGGATGCGTGCGATGGCCATGAAATTAGCAGG ATGCTGGCCCTTGCCGTGCTGGACCGGATCCTGTCAATAGATCGTCAAAATCAGTGGCTGCTGTACGTCTGCAACAGTGGCTACCTGCGGTCACTTGTGGAAAGCCTGAGACAGGATGACGGCGCCCTGCAGAGCATGCTCACACCTCAGCCTCCTCTCCTCAAACCGCTCTACATTTATGAGAGCAAAATG GCTCTGCTGACTCGTGTGGCCAAGACGGGCCAGGGAGCCGTGGAGCTGCTGCGTTGTGGACTGGTAGCTCAGCTGATGGAGTGCCAGGTGTTCGACATGGTTCCTGACAGTGACGCACACAG GATGATGAGGGACCCATCAGGTTTCATCCCCAGCCCTATGGACCGCTACAGACAAATTCTTTTACCAACCTTGAGGCTCTTCCAGGTTATCCTGACCTCTACCACTATGaatcaccagcagggggcagcacaG gttcTTCAGTGGCTAATAGTCCATGCAGACACCATTCAGTCTTTGCTTCGCTGTCAGGAGCTCAGTATGGGAGCTTTGAAGGAGCTTTCTCTGCTCACGGGCATCATCAGCAAAACTGCTCTGCCAG GTGTCCTTGAGATGGGTGAAGTAAACAGCAGCGCTCTTATGGAGTTTCAAGGTCACATCAACCGATTCCAG CGCCTGTGTCTGTCTCTGCTCAGCCGTCTTGCTGGGAGTGAGCGAGAGAGGTTGCTGAAGCAGGCTGAGATCGCTGCGCCTGGAGACTCAGCAGAACAGCGAGAGGAGATGGAGGTGGCCATGCAACAG GTGTGTGCTAACATCATGGAGTACTGCCAGACCCTGCTGCTGCAGAGCTCAGCCCAGGCCCAGTTCAGTATCTGCCTCTTCAGCCCATCTGGCAGCGAACCAGCTGGCAGGGATGGAGGCCGCGCAG ATCTTTCATCTTCTCTGCCTCCAATGGCGTACTCCCGGGCCCCTAGCCTTGGTCTGGTCCTCTACCTGCTGAAGAACAGTGCAGCAGATTTCTTCCGGTTCCACCAGAGTCACAGACAGAACCTGGGCAAACTGCAAAGCCTTGATCAACTGCCACCCGAGGAGCTCAAGGAG
- the nup205 gene encoding nuclear pore complex protein Nup205 isoform X2 — protein MATQMAVNSGASLWGPLKELWETVDGAVLRRQPESGHLLDLQLKKHKPHFLTLFKNPPKSAEQREKVRKASTEGIAIQGQQGSRLLPEQLLTEAFILSDLFDVGELAALELLLAGEHQQPHFPGLTRGLVAVLLYWDGKLCVANSLRTLIQSRQGKTFTLDLSGELVALTTRFTDELMSQGLTKRILTLVSEISVTREFERLQKERGLGNEKHRKEVSGLIKECRQALADSLFSWTCQSPLTKDDTLALIGHLETVPAQADGSLDSVNLALVMALLYCLDVSFIEQGTEDREDLIQALPLLTERQYVSAVHSRLMDGQPWKLPGLQAVCRLAWALSLRVLSQLPQGSALVEFTEADEALADQALLGDVFLFMKEGILGCESFAQEEFYIRRLHSLITDFLALMPMKVKQLRNRADEDARLVHMSLQMDSELPSSLRKDLDHLMMLIGEFYSKDTFGLELGLEFWCPTESLQHTSLQGSYLGMALQRPPHKQVVLSKFVRQMGDLLPSTLYISYLRMLKGLANGPQCAHYCFSLLKTNGATHSDNIQGVSGSPVSWEHFFHSLMLYHENLRRDLPNPDAAQYRHPPLRGITQRELEGLTAFLQLLTTIITWSENARLALCEHPQWTPVVVMLGLLQCSVPPVLKAELLQCLAAFGKSPEIAASLWQSLEYTQILQTVRAPGQRQAAGIEVELNEIESSCEEYPLTRAFCHLISTLVESSLPINLGAGLRVPGFQPYLNFLRDSVFLPFPTRAYRRPAEKWEVADSVLEVFHKLLRDYEPQPSDFVQEMVELQGEQIPAHKPPGHSIMFHLLNDSPTLALCLSLLEEGVRQLDTYAPFPGKKQLESAVLHCLCLLDLALQKEMVFTDLLRESQSSLLISPLEQLLQGVSPQTRRADHIVNIARYLYHSSSNPEAAFQSSKILRRISNYPNIQMRLVGDFTHDQAVSEKLMAGFVECLDNDEAEEGIEKGDDPDTQKKVARIRHETQIHILNLLITSLELKTPNLALYLLGYEVKKPVSSTNLQDPGVLGCPRSCLHAILSLLQRGTEKRSGPVLTQQAPHLAELCYQVIYQLCACPDTSGPTMRYLRTSQDFLFSHLQHLPFILPSNQIAALSQMSWLMKTAAIELRVTSLNRQRSHTQRLVSLLLDDQPHTQHTADGESGMEEETRSVSGFLHFDTVSKVRRKLLSVLDAIDFSQDIPELLQLDFFERTQIEQVISNCEHVNEQGHTVCNVKLLHRVLVAEVNALQGMAAIGQRPLLMEEVNSILQQVVERNRVRRSLGAKRHALQSWRSLVETLLTACPADLIPADDRQLIIRDLLLDLHDKVLSEDAAGELMPIVAGAVFTLTAQLSQSVLSEQQQGVGLESSSGFASIANSALHLILRKLLDFILCTGGGYQRLRAHLYGSLLYYLQIAQKPEEPDTLQTGKAMWERLTAPEDSFSKLQRENLAIIESYGKALMEVVCRDACDGHEISRMLALAVLDRILSIDRQNQWLLYVCNSGYLRSLVESLRQDDGALQSMLTPQPPLLKPLYIYESKMALLTRVAKTGQGAVELLRCGLVAQLMECQVFDMVPDSDAHRMMRDPSGFIPSPMDRYRQILLPTLRLFQVILTSTTMNHQQGAAQVLQWLIVHADTIQSLLRCQELSMGALKELSLLTGIISKTALPGVLEMGEVNSSALMEFQGHINRFQRLCLSLLSRLAGSERERLLKQAEIAAPGDSAEQREEMEVAMQQVCANIMEYCQTLLLQSSAQAQFSICLFSPSGSEPAGRDGGRADLSSSLPPMAYSRAPSLGLVLYLLKNSAADFFRFHQSHRQNLGKLQSLDQLPPEELKELCQGLVSGPGGVEKISSVQRSLLAKRRLVQLINNRAKLLALCSYVIETCLFVLWRHLEYYLLHCTPADPKDSLLPGAGLYRSRLTDDSFGGLQASGGRGLGLSRVSQQDLDLLKSDMGAAFGEALQRKLLEVEGLYSQVRSRYTFIQALVRRIRGLVRQPKS, from the exons ATGGCGACACAGATGGCGGTAAATTCGG GAGCCAGTCTGTGGGGGCCACTGAAGGAGCTGTGGGAAACAGTAGATGGGGCTGTGTTAAGGAGACAGCCAGAAAGTGGCCACCTCCTTGATCTAcagttgaaaaaacacaaaccacactTTCTAACACTCTTTAAAAACCCT CCAAAGAGTGCAGAGCAGAGAGAGAAAGTACGCAAGGCCAGCACAGAGGGCATTGCCATCCAAGGCCAACAGGGGTCACGCCTCCTTCCAGAGCAGCTGCTCACTGAGGCCTTCATCCTCAGTGATTTGTTTGATGTTGGAGAGTTGGCAGCTTTGGAGCTCCTCTTGGCAG GTGAGCACCAGCAGCCACATTTTCCAGGTTTAACTCGAGGCCTAGTGGCTGTTCTACTATACTGGGATGGAAAGCTTTGTGTGGCCAACTCCCTGCGCACGCTCATTCAGTCACGCCAGGGCAAGACCTTCACCCTGGATCTTAG CGGAGAGCTGGTGGCTTTGACAACGCGTTTTACAGATGAACTAATGAGCCAGGGTTTGACCAAACGCATCCTAACTTTGGTGTCAGAGATAAGTGTGACGCGTGAGTTTGAACGACTACAGAAGGAACGTGGCTTGGGTAATGAGAAACACAGGAAGGAG GTTTCTGGCCTCATCAAAGAGTGCAGACAGGCACTTGCAGACAGCCTGTTTTCTTGGACGTGCCAATCGCCTTTGACCAAAGATGACACCCTTGCTCTTATCGGCCACCTGGAAACAGTTCCTGCACAAGCTGATGGTTCACTGGACAGTGTAAATCTGGCTCTTGTTATGGCCTTACTCTACTGCTTGGATGTCAGCTTTATAGAGCAGGGAACAGAAGACAGAGAAG ATCTGATTCAGGCACTGCCATTGCTCACAGAAAGGCAGTATGTGTCTGCTGTGCACAGTCGTCTGATGGATGGCCAACCCTGGAAGCTTCCTGGCCTGCAAGCTGTATGTAGGCTGGCCTGGGCTCTTTCTCTGAGGGTCCTTTCCCAGCTACCTCAGGGATCTG CCCTGGTTGAATTCACTGAAGCAGATGAGGCCCTGGCTGACCAAGCCCTACTCGGAGATGTTTTCCTCTTTATGAAGGAGGGCATTCTGGGATGTGAGAGTTTTGCCCAGGAAGAGTTTTACATCCGCCGACTTCATTCACTCATCACAGACTTTCTTGCACTCATGCCAATGAAG GTGAAGCAGCTTCGTAACCGTGCTGATGAGGATGCCCGTTTGGTGCACATGTCCCTGCAGATGGATAGTGAGCTTCCATCGTCACTGCGCAAAGATTTAGACCACCTCATGATGCTT attGGAGAGTTTTATAGTAAGGACACATTTGGACTGGAGTTAGGTCTGGAGTTCTGGTGTCCAACGGAGTCTCTTCAGCACACCTCTCTCCAGGGATCCTACCTGGGGATGGCACTGCAGAGGCCTCCACACAAACAG GTCGTCCTGTCCAAGTTTGTGCGTCAGATGGGAGATCTTCTGCCCTCAACCCTGTATATTTCCTACCTTCGTATGCTCAAAGGCCTCGCAAATGGTCCACAGTGTGCCCACTACTGCTTCAGTCTGCTTAAAACCAATGGAGCTACACACA gtGACAACATCCAGGGAGTGTCAGGCAGTCCAGTGTCATGGGAACATTTTTTCCATTCCCTGATGCTCTACCATGAAAACCTGCGAAGAGACCTCCCAAACCCAGATGCAGCACAGTATCGCCACCCACCACTAAGGGGCATAACCCAGAGAGAGCTGGAGGGGCTCACTGCATTTTTGCAGCTCCTCACCACCATCATTACATGG AGTGAAAATGCCCGTCTAGCGCTGTGTGAGCATCCACAGTGGACGCCAGTTGTAGTGATGTTGGGTTTGCTCCAGTGCAGCGTTCCCCCAGTCCTAAAGGCTGAGCTTCTCCAGTGCCTGGCAGCTTTTGGGAAGTCACCAGAGATCGCTGCCTCACTCTGGCAGTCACTGGAGTATACACAG ATCCTTCAGACAGTGCGTGCTCCAGGACAGAGGCAGGCAGCTGGAATTGAG GTTGAACTGAACGAGATTGAGTCGAGTTGTGAGGAGTATCCCCTGACACGAGCATTCTGCCATTTGATCAGCACACTGGTTGAGAGCAGCCTGCCCATTAATCTGGGTGCAGGCCTTCGGGTACCAGGATTTCAGCCCTACCTGAACTTCCTGCGAGACTCtgtgtttctcccttttcccaccaGAGCATATCGTCGGCCTGCAGAAAAG TGGGAGGTTGCTGACTCTGTCCTCGAGGTGTTCCACAAACTGCTGCGGGACTACGAACCCCAACCTTCAGACTTCGTCCAGGAAATGGTAGAGCTCCAGGGCGAGCAGATCCCAGCTCACAAACCTCCTGGACACAGTATCATGTTCCACCTGCTCAACGACTCCCCTACACTGGCCCTCTGCCTCAGTCTGCTGGAGGAGGGTGTACGCCAGCTGGACACCTATGCCCCGTTCCCTG GTAAAAAGCAGTTGGAGTCCGCAGTGCTGCACTGTTTGTGCCTGCTGGATTTGGCTCTGCAGAAGGAGATGGTGTTCACAGACCTGCTCAGAGAAAGCCAGTCGTCTTTGCTGATTTCACCACTGGAACAACTCCTGCAGGGGGTCAGTCCTCAGACTCGAAGGGCTGATCATATTGTCAATATTGCCAG GTATCTGTACCACAGCAGTTCCAACCCAGAGGCTGCTTTTCAGAGCTCCAAGATCTTGCGCCGCATTTCCAACTACCCCAACATTCAGATGAGGCTGGTGGGAGACTTTACACATGATCAG GCTGTGAGTGAAAAGCTGATGGCAGGATTTGTGGAGTGTCTGGACAATGACGAAGCAGAAGAGGGAATAGAGAAAGGAGACG ACCcagacacacaaaagaaggtagcAAGAATCCGGCATGAAACCCAGATTCATATTCTGAACCTCCTCATCACCTCCTTGGAGCTCAAGACCCCAAATCTGGCCCTTTATCTCTTGGGATATGAAGTTAAAAAGCCTGTGTCCTCCACCAACCTCCAGGATCCAG GTGTGTTGGGATGTCCACGGAGCTGCTTACACGCTATCCTGAGTTTGCTCCAGAGAGGCACTGAAAAAAGATCAGGACCTGTTCTCACCCAACAGGCCCCACACCTGGCTGAGCTTTGCTACCAG GTGATCTACCAGCTGTGTGCCTGCCCGGACACATCTGGACCCACTATGCGCTATCTGCGGACCAGCCAGGACTTTCTGTTCTCACACCTGCAGCACTTGCCCTTCATCCTTCCTA GTAACCAGATCGCTGCCCTCTCCCAGATGTCCTGGCTAATGAAGACCGCAGCCATTGAACTGAGAGTGACCTCACTGAATCGCCAGCGCTCGCATACACAGCGCCTAGTCAGCCTTCTGCTCGATGACCAGCCACACACTCAGCACACAG CTGATGGGGAATCAGGCATGGAGGAAGAGACCAGATCTGTTAGTGGTTTTCTGCACTTTGACACAGTTTCTAAAG TGCGTAGAAAGTTGCTCAGTGTACTCGACGCCATCGATTTCAGTCAAGACATCCCAGAACTCCTGCAGCTCGACTTCTTTGAGCGCACACAGATAGAACAGGTGATCTCCAACTGTGAGCACGTCAATGAGCAAGGACACACTGTGTGCAATGTGAAG TTGCTTCATAGAGTGTTAGTTGCGGAGGTGAATGCCCTTCAAGGAATGGCAGCCATTGGACAGAGGCCGCTGTTGATGGAG GAGGTGAACTCCATCCTCCAGCAGGTGGTGGAGCGTAACCGGGTCCGACGGAGTCTCGGTGCGAAGCGTCATGCACTACAGTCCTGGAGGAGCTTGGTGGAGACGCTGTTGACCGCCTGCCCAGCTGACCTCATCCCCGCTGATGACAGACAGCTCATCATCAGAGACCTACTGTTAGACCTGCACGATAAG GTATTGTCTGAGGATGCTGCAGGAGAACTGATGCCTATCGTTGCCGGGGCAGTGTTCACTCTGACAGCTCAGCTCAGTCAGTCAGTCCTGTCTGAGCAGCAGCAGGGGGTGGGATTAGAATCCTCCTCTGGTTTTGCCTCCATTGCCAATTCTGCCCTGCACCTCATCCTTCGCAAGCTGCTTGACTTCATCCTTTGTACTG GAGGAGGATACCAGCGTCTACGTGCTCACTTGTATGGCTCTCTGTTGTACTATCTTCAAATCGCTCAGAAACCTGAAGAACCAGACACTCTGCAGACAG GGAAGGCAATGTGGGAACGTCTCACAGCTCCTGAAGATAGTTTCTCCAAACTACAAAGAGAGAACCTTGCAATCATTGAGAGTTATGGCAAGGCACTCATGGAGGTGGTGTGTAGGGATGCGTGCGATGGCCATGAAATTAGCAGG ATGCTGGCCCTTGCCGTGCTGGACCGGATCCTGTCAATAGATCGTCAAAATCAGTGGCTGCTGTACGTCTGCAACAGTGGCTACCTGCGGTCACTTGTGGAAAGCCTGAGACAGGATGACGGCGCCCTGCAGAGCATGCTCACACCTCAGCCTCCTCTCCTCAAACCGCTCTACATTTATGAGAGCAAAATG GCTCTGCTGACTCGTGTGGCCAAGACGGGCCAGGGAGCCGTGGAGCTGCTGCGTTGTGGACTGGTAGCTCAGCTGATGGAGTGCCAGGTGTTCGACATGGTTCCTGACAGTGACGCACACAG GATGATGAGGGACCCATCAGGTTTCATCCCCAGCCCTATGGACCGCTACAGACAAATTCTTTTACCAACCTTGAGGCTCTTCCAGGTTATCCTGACCTCTACCACTATGaatcaccagcagggggcagcacaG gttcTTCAGTGGCTAATAGTCCATGCAGACACCATTCAGTCTTTGCTTCGCTGTCAGGAGCTCAGTATGGGAGCTTTGAAGGAGCTTTCTCTGCTCACGGGCATCATCAGCAAAACTGCTCTGCCAG GTGTCCTTGAGATGGGTGAAGTAAACAGCAGCGCTCTTATGGAGTTTCAAGGTCACATCAACCGATTCCAG CGCCTGTGTCTGTCTCTGCTCAGCCGTCTTGCTGGGAGTGAGCGAGAGAGGTTGCTGAAGCAGGCTGAGATCGCTGCGCCTGGAGACTCAGCAGAACAGCGAGAGGAGATGGAGGTGGCCATGCAACAG GTGTGTGCTAACATCATGGAGTACTGCCAGACCCTGCTGCTGCAGAGCTCAGCCCAGGCCCAGTTCAGTATCTGCCTCTTCAGCCCATCTGGCAGCGAACCAGCTGGCAGGGATGGAGGCCGCGCAG ATCTTTCATCTTCTCTGCCTCCAATGGCGTACTCCCGGGCCCCTAGCCTTGGTCTGGTCCTCTACCTGCTGAAGAACAGTGCAGCAGATTTCTTCCGGTTCCACCAGAGTCACAGACAGAACCTGGGCAAACTGCAAAGCCTTGATCAACTGCCACCCGAGGAGCTCAAGGAG